The sequence GCGAGTCTCGCCACCTCGTTCGCAAGGTCCTCGGCGAACGCGTTGCGGTCCTCGGCATTGGCGAACCGCACGCCGATCTGGATCGTGAGCGTGGCGAGCCCCTTGCCGGCCCGCTCTGAACGGGCCCGGAGTTCCGCAACGTCCGTGATGGTCTTGGCCGCGACAGCGACGAGATACGCCGACGAGAACCGGTCGGTCAGACGGCTCGGGTCAGTCCCGAGCGGCCCGATGACCTCCGGGCTGATGAGGTACGACGCGGCGGTCGCCTGCACGATCCGTTCAACGCAGTTGCCCTTTCGACGCTCATCGACCTGCTTGACGAGCCCGGCCTTCTCGAGCTCGCGCAGGTGGTAGTTCAGCCGCTGGCGGGGAAGCCCGAGCCGGCGGGCGAGTCCGCTGGCGGAGTCGGGAGTCGCCAACTCGCTGAGGAGCCGCTGGCGGGTGGAGTCCAGTACCGCCGCGGCACGGTCCTGGGCCCGAAGAACCTCCATGGTCGGCAGTGCTGACATAGAGTCAGCGTACTCCGACAATATATACTGTCAAGACCACGTTTGTATTCTAGACAAAATTACCTATCGGATTCGCCTTGCGACCAGGACTCCCTCACGAATCGGAACCGCAACCCCCTCAAAATCGGGATCGGCCGCGACGGCCCGGTTGAGGCGGTCAGCCCCATCCCGCTCTTCGTTCGTCCCGGGACGCTCATCGATCCACCAGTTCCCCGAGCCCAGGGCGTTGTCGGCGATGAGCAGACCGCCGGGCCGGATCATCGGCCTGGCGCGTTCGAAGTAGACCGCGTACTCCCGCTTCAACGCGTCCAGGAACACGACATCCGCACCGCCCGGCCCCAGTTCGCGAGCCAGGCTGGGGAGGACGTCGAGGCCGGTGCCGACCCGGATGTCGACGGTCACCGGCAGCGAGGCTCTAGCGAACTCGCACCGGGCGAAGTCGGCGTGCCGGGGCTCGGACTCGATGGTGATCAGCCGCCCCCCGGGCTGCATGCCGCGGGCGAGCCAGATGCCGGAGTACCCCGCGAGCGTACCGACCTCGATGACCGTCTTGGCTCCGGCGAGCGAGGTCAGGATCATGAGCAGGCGCCCGACGTCGGCCGAGACCGCGATATCCGGGAGGCCCGCCGCGACGGCCCGGGGCATCAGCGTCGCCAGTTGTTCATCCTGAGCCCCGAAGACTTCGCGGAGGTAACTGCTTGTGGCGGCCCAACGATTCGGCGTCATGTCCATGACGCCAGCGTACCCAGCCGCCGCAATCGGCGATCCGCGATCAGGGCCCGGTGACCTTCCGCCACAGGAAGATGAAGATCCCCTTGCCGACCCAGCAGAGCAGGACGAAGAACGCGATGGAGATCGCCGCGGCGAGCCACTGCTTGCGGCGCAGTTCACGGCCGGCCTCGAAGGCCGTCACCACAATGAGGAGCAGGATGAGGTAGTCGATGGGTCCCACGGGCCCTCCTGGAGATCTGGTGCACCACGGTACCGCGGATGCCCCGGTGATGCCGGGACTCGACACGTGTACAGGCGTCGGCAGCGGCGGCTGCGATCGATCAGGGAGCGTCAGACCGTGGCGCCGGCCCGTCGGCGGCGGTAGTCCAGGTTGCCCAACTGCCCGCACGCGGCCATCGTGTCCCGACCCTTGGTCCGCCGGCGCTTGGCGTACAGCCGCTGCTCCAGCAGCCAGCCGATGAACTCGTCGACGTCCGTCTCCTTCGGAGCGGGCCAGGGGGAGTTCTCGCGCGGGTTGTAGGGGATCACGTTCACCATCCCCGCCAGTTCGGCCCCGGGATAGCGTGGGATGGGCATGCCGCCCACCGGGTCGGTGTCGGGCCCGTTGTATGCCTCGCCCTGCACGAAAGCGGCGAGCATCCGGGCATGCTCCGGGCGGTCGTTGACGCCGGGGATGAGCACGTACTCGAAGCAGAACTTGAAGCCGCCGTAGATCGGCCAGTGCAGCAGCGCCGCCCGGAGGTCGGCCAGGGGCATCGCCCGGTTGATCGGCATGATCCGCGAGCGGATCTCGTCGGTCGGGGCGTTGAGCGAGATCGCGAGGTTCAGGCGGTGCCAGCCGGGCTCGCGGATCTGCTCGGCCAATCGCCGGATGCCGTCGATCCGGCCGACACTGGAGACCGAGATCTTGTTCATCGGCACGGCGGGTCCGCGGTGGTCGGTGAGGACTCGGATGGCGTGCAGCACGTTCTCGTAGTTGTCCAGGGGCTCGCCCATGCCCATGAAGACCATGTTGCGGACATCGGTCTTGAAGTGGTGCGTCGCCGCGAACCACTGCGCGACGATCTCGGCGGGCGTGAGCGAGCGGACGAGGCCCATCTGCGCCGTCTGGCAGAACGTGCACCCCATCGCGCAGCCGACCTGCGATGAGACGCACAGCGTGTAGGTCAGGTTGCCCTTCCGGCCAACCATCGGGATCAGGACCGACTCGGTCTCGAGCGTCGATGCACGGGCGGGGAACACGCCCAGCCCGGGGGGCGGCGTGCCCGCGGCGCCGGCGACCCGCTGCGTGAACTTGATCGTGACGCCCTCGCCGCACTGAGAAGTCGACGAGCGTACCACCTCGGGCGGTGTCGCCGAGGCGAGCGGGTGCGACGTGATGCCGTCGCGCATCAGGGTGGTGTACCGCTCGTAGGCCCCGACCCGTCCGCCGCGGGCCTGCTGGGCCTCGCATCGGTCGGCGTACTGATCCGCGGTCAGCCCCAGGAGGGCGAACTCCAGATCTGGCACGGGGTGGGGCGAGGGGTGCGACACGGCACGGGATCCTAGGAACCCCGCGATTGACGCCAAGGCGGTTCAGTCCCCGATCGCGAGGTCGAGACGCCCACCGTGACGATCGAGGACCGCCTCGGACTGGTCGCGGGTGAGCCCGAGCCGGTGCATGACAATGGCCGGCTTCACGCACCCGCCCGCCCGGTCCAGCAGCGCGAACGAGTCGTCGCGGCCAAGGCCCGTGAGCGACGAGATGATCCTCGCCGCGCGATCCCGGAGTTTGTGGTTCGTCGCCCGCAGGTCGACCATCAGGTTGCGGTAGACACGCCCGGTGCGCACCATCAGCGTAGTTGAAATCGTGTTGAGCACGAGTTTCGTGGCGGTGCCGGCCTTCATCCGCGTCGAACCCGTGAGCACCTCGGCGCCTGTGGCGACGACGATCAGGTGGTCCACGTGCAGCGGCCGCTCCATCGGCGAGCAGACCAGCAGACCCGTGAGCGGCCGCGACGGCATGCTCGCGGCCAGGTGCAGGCCGCCGAGCACGTACGGCGTTGTTCCACCGGCGGCGATTCCAAGGACCGCGTCATCGGCGCCAAGCCGGAGCGATTCGAACTCGGACGAGATCCCGTGCGGCTCGTCCTCGCGGCCCTCAGAGGACTTGCGCAGCGAGCCATCACCACCCGCGATCAGGCCGATGACGCGCTCGGGCGGCGTCTGGAACGTCGGCGGGCACTCCGAGGCATCGAGCACGCCCAGGCGGCCGGAGGTCCCGGCTCCGAAGTAGACGAGCCGGCCGCCGCGGGAGAACCGCGGGATCACATCCTCGATGAACGCGGCGATCGCATCCCCCGCCGCGGCGACCGCATCGGGAACGGAACGGTCCTCGGCGTTGATCAGGCGGACGACGTCCCTCGTCGAGAGCCGATGGAGGGCCGCGGAGCGCGGGTTGTGCTGCTCGGTGAGCACGTGCGAACGGTCGGGGGGATGTGGTGTGGGGGTGGCCATGTGCAGGGCCCGGGGAGAGGTCGACCGCTCAGGGTACCACCCAGACGCCGGAGATCGGCGCCGGGTCCGGCACGCCCGTCACACCCGGGAGGGTGATCGGAACCCGGTCCTGGCACAGCGCGCCGAGCACCGCGAAGCAGATCGCCTCGCGGTACGAAGCGGCAATACCGAAGTGGTCGGACTCGACGACGGGCGAGGAGCACGCCGCGCGGATCGCGCCGACCAGGGCGACGTTGCGGACCCCGCCGCCGGCGAGAACCACCTGGTCATACCCCGCCACCTGCGTGGCAATGGTCGACCCGATGGCTTCGCACGCGGTGCGGAGCAGGTCGGGTCCGGCGAGGCCGGCGTGCCGGTCGCCCCAGAGGATCGCCTCATCGCCGGTGCCCAGCGAGCGGCCGGCCGCGGACTGGAGGGAAAGAAGGTCCGCGAGTTTCCGTTGCGCTGCAGGGTCGGCGCGGCCGCTCATCGCGGCCTCCCCCCCGGCATCGAACTCGCAGCCGAGTCTGGCGCGAGCGAGGGAATCGAGCACCTGATTACAGGCGCAGACGTCACCGGCCCGGACCTGCGCCGGGCCATCCTCGGCCTTGCCCGACCAAGCGGAGAAGTTCGCGAAACCGCCCAGGTTGACGATCGCGGGCGAGGCGCAGCGATCGCGGAGCAGGATCCAATCTGCGATGGGGGTGATCGGCGCCCCCTGTCCACCCGCCGCGAGGTCGGCGGCGCGCAGGTCGTACACCACCGGCGTGCGAGCCTCGTGAGCCAGAACCGGACCATTGAAGACCTGCCACGAGACCGGCGGGGAATGAAACACGGTCTGGCCGTGAACGCAGATCAGGTCCGCCGACTCGCCGGCGAGCAGATCTCGCACCGCCTCCGCATGCCGGAGGGCGAGGTTCCGCGACAACGCGGCGATCACGCCGGCCGTCATCGGCGCCTGTGATGCGAGGGCCCGCAGATCGGAGCCGATCGGGTCGAGGGACACGGAATGGGCGCGGAGGACACGCGCGGTCATCCCCAGCCCGGAGCCGTCGACCTCGACGAGCGCCGCATCGAGCCCGTCGAGGCTCGTGCCGGTCATGCACCCGACGATGCGTCGCGTGGTCATGCGCGGCCCCCGGGGGTCACTCTCGCCGAATCGCCCGCCGCCGCGAGCCGGGCGATGACCCGCTCGTAGTGCGCACAGGACGCCGCGAGCTCCCCCTCTCGGTTTCGCCCCAGCCAGAGTCGGCGGTGCTCGCGAAGGAGCCGGTGCACCTCCGAAGCGATCTCCGCGGCGTCGGCCGCGATCGGTCCGCCGGGGGCACGGACCGCAACCGCGTGTCGTACCGCAAGGCGGGCGACCTCGAGGGTGTGGCCGAGTTCGTCCGCGACTCGCCGGCCGACGTCCTCCGCGCGTGGGCGACGAGCAGCCAGCGCCTCGATCCGATCGCCGACCTCCCGCCACCGGTCCGCCGTCGCGTCAATGGCCCTGACTCCGCTGGCGCGGATCAGGTCGCAGAACATCGCGGAGGCGTTCCGCAGCGATTGAGCCCGCCGGAGCGGAAGGTCCACATCCCCCAGTTCATCCAGCCACGGCCCGATCGATGATTGCCCCGACTCCCACGCCCGATCGCCGAAGACGTGCAGCGACACCGCCCTCGCATCGAATGCCGCCAGAGCGTCGGGGTTCCACGCGGCTTGCGCGGCGCGGGCGATGCCCGCCAGCGCGATCGGCCACTGCTGATGATGCCCGATATCGCCCCAGTCGGTGACAAGGTAGCCCGTCGCTCCGCCCGCCAGCCCCTGCAGCGCCGCGGCGGCGAGGTTGGCGTTTCGCTCAGTCGTGCGGCCGGTGATCGATCGCCAGGAACTGGTGCCGGGGCACACCCACGCCTCGATGCCTCGCTCCCTCAGTCGTTCGCACCACGTCGCGAAGGGCGCATCGGGCTCGTAGCCCCACGCCAGCCCGATCGCACCGGGCGGGAATATCCCCAGCGACTCGGGATGCTCCAGCGCGATGTCCGCCCAGAGCATCGGCCGACGACCCAGCGACCGGACGATCGCGGCGACCTTGCCGACGAACTCGAAGTACACGGCCGGCCGGCCCCGGGCGCTGACCTCGGCGGCTGATCGTCCGAACCCGACATCGAACGTCTCGTCGCACCCGATGTTCACGAGCCCTGATTGAAAGCAGGGGACAAGCTGGTTCAGCAGGTCGCCGACGAACGCCTCGCTGGCGGGATCGACGGGGCAGAGCGAGAACGGACCGTGGCGATCCCACTCCAGGAACTTCCAGGCGCCGTGCGTCTCGGCGAGGTGGGCGTACGCCGGCAATCGCAGCCACGAGGAGAGGTGCCCGAAACAGTTCTGGTTCGGCGCGAGATCGATGCCGCGGTCCCGGCAATAGGCATCCAGCTCGCGGGCCTCGGCCGGGGTGATCGGGTCGCACCCGGCCCAGGCCTCGTCGTGCCCGGCGTAGGCGAAGGTGTGCTCGGTGTACAACTGGAGGTGGTTGAACCGCAGCATCGCGAGGGCGTCGACCGTCTCTTTCAGGGATGGCAGCGTCGGGATCTTGTTGCGCGATACATCGAGCATCACGCCTCGCGTGGCGAATGCCGGCCAATCAACGATCACCACTGCGGGCACGCGCGCGGGGAATCGGCACAGCACCTGCGACAGGACAACCAGGGCGTGCCGCACTCCCGCGGAATCCGGGGCCGCGACGGAGACCGACCCCGAGCCCGGGCCGATGACAAGGCGAAATCCCCCCGGTCTTCCGCCCGCCGCGCCGGGATCGATGCTGATGCCGATATGCGGGTTCGGGGTCGCGAGCGACCCGTCTGCCGCGATCGGTCCGAGGCACGCCCGCCGAACCGCATCAGCAAGGCCCACCGGCGGGCTCCACGTCCCTTCGCCGCGACGAACCTCGCGGGGAGAGGGAACCAGGATCAGTCCGGCCTCGTCCATGTCGCTGAATGTAGCGGGTTACAGCCCGACGCTCTCGGCATCCACCTCGTGCGCCAGCAGGTCGTCGTACGTCTCGCGACGCCGGACCAGCCTCGCGTGCGCCCCGTCCACGAGCACCTCGGCGGGCAGCGGATGGGAGTTGTAGCGGGAGGCCATCGACATCCCGTATGCCCCCGCGGAAAAGACCGCGAGCAGGTCGCCGCGGGCGACCGGGGGAAGCGGGCGGTCCTTAGCCAGGAAGTCCCCGGTCTCGCACAGCGGACCGACCACGTCGGCCGATTCGAGGCCGGGCAGCCCCGGGTCCGCCGCGCGGGATTCCGGAACGTGCTGGGGCGCTACATCCGCGGGCCAGATGAAGTGGAACGACCCGTACAGGGCGGGCCGCATCAGCGTGTTCATGCCCGCATCGCAGACGATGAACTTCTTCGCGCCGGACTCCTTGACATACAGCACCCGCGTCAGCAGCACACCGGCGTTCGCCGCGATCGTCCGGCCCGGCTCCATGATGATCCGCAGGCCCTGCTCCACCCGGTCCCGCAGCAGCGGCACGATCGCACCCGCGTAGTCCGCCGCGGCGGGCGAGGCGCCGGTGGTGTAGTCCGCGCCGAAGCCGCCGCCCAGGTCGAGCGTATCGACGGTGTACCCCTCGCCCGCGAGTTCGTCGATCAAGCCGAGCACCTTGCTCAGCGCCTCGACGAACGGCTGGACCTCCATCACCGGCGAGCCGATGTGGACGTGCAGCCCGGTGAGCCGCAGGTGCTGGTCCCGCCCGAAGCGGCGGAAGAACGCGCGGGCCCGCTCCAGGTCCACGCCGAACTTCGTCTCCTTCTTCCCCGTCGTGGTGTAGGCGTGCGTCTTGGGATCGACATCCGGATTCACCCGCAGCGCGGCGACGGGCGCCGAGCCGCCGCTGAGCCCCATCGACTTGCTGATCGCCGCGATGGTCTGGAACTCGGGCTCGGACTCGATGTTGAACACTCCGATCGACCGCCGCTCGTGCGGGTGGGCGTTCAGCGAGCCGGTTCCGCCCAGCGCCTCGCGGATCTCGGCGTCGGTCTTGCCGACCCCCGCGTACACGATCCGTTCCGGCGGCACGCCGGCCATCCTCGCCCGCCGCAGCTCGCCCCCCGAGACCACATCCATCCCCGCGCCCAGTTCGCCCAGCAGCCCGAGCACCGCGAGATTGGGGCACGACTTGACGGAGAAGCAGATCATCGGCCGCAGCGCCGCGAACGCCTCGGCGAGCCGGCGGTAGTGCAGCGACAGTGTCGCGCTGGAGTAGACGTACGTCGGCGTGCCCGTCGTCGCGGCGAGCGTGCCCAGGTCGATGTCCTCGCAGGCCAGGCGTCCGTCTCGGTAGTGAAAGTGGTCCATGGATCGGCAGCGTAGGAGGCGCCTGGGGTCAAACGTCGCCCCCCAGAGCCGGTGCTCGGCGCGTCCGCGTACCATCCGCACCGCCAGCGCCGCGGCGTGTGCAGGCGGGGAGGGTGGACCGGAGAGTGCCATGGGCTGGATGAAAGTTGTCGAGGCGCTCAAGGCGCCGGTTGGAGAGACGGTGACGGTCAAGGGGTGGCTGCGCACCCGGCGCGATTCCAAGGCCGAGGGCGGCCTCTCATTCCTCAATATCCACGACGGAACGTGCTTCGATGCGATCCAGGTCGTCGCCAAGGGGGGCGAGGGCGGGTTGCCGAACTACGCCTCCCAGGTCGCCAAGCTCACGACCCACTGCGCCGTCGAGTGCGACGGCACCATCGTGAAGACCCCGAAGGGGGGCAACGAGATCCAGGCGACGGCGGTCCGCATCATCGGGCTGGTGGACGACCCGGACCAGTACCCCATCCAGCCCAAGCCGCACTCGTTCGAGTACCTGCGCGAGGTGGCGCACCTGCGGGTCAGGACCAACACGTTCGGGGCGGTGGCGCGGGTGCGGCACTGCCTCGCGATGGCGGTGCACCAGTTCTTCCACGAGCGGGGCTTCTACTGGGTGCACACGCCGATCATCACCGGGAGCGACTGCGAGGGGGCCGGGCAGATGTTCCGCGTCAGCACGCTGGACCTGGCGAGCCCGCCGCGCATGGCGGCCGGGGGCGCCGCCTCGCCCGCATCGCCGATCGACTTCTCGCAGGACTTCTTCGGGAAGGAGAGCCACCTCACCGTCTCGGGGCAGCTCAACGTCGAGACCTACTGCTCCGCCCTCTCGCGGGTGTACACCTTCGGGCCGACGTTCCGCGCCGAGAACAGCAACACCAGCCGGCACCTGGCCGAGTTCTGGATGATCGAGCCCGAGATCGCCTTCGCGTCGCTGAAGGAGGACGCGGACCTGGCCGAGGAGTTCATCAAGTACCTCATCAACGCCGCGCTGACCCAGCGAGCCGACGACATGAAGTTCTTCGATGAGCGGATCGAGAAGGGCCTGCTCGCGCGGCTGAAGCACGTGCAGGAGACGCCCTTCCGACGCCTGCCGTACACCGAGGCGATCGCGATCCTGACCAAGGCGATCGCGGACGGCAAGAAGTTCGAGTTCCCCGTCAAGTGGGGCTCGGACCTGCAGAGCGAGCACGAGCGATTCCTCACCGAGGAGCACTTCAAGCAGCCGGTCATCCTGATGAACTACCCCAAGCAGATCAAGGCGTTCTACATGCGCCTGAACGACCCGGGCACCGACGGGGCGCCCGGCGACACCGTCGCGGCGATGGACGTGCTGGTCCCCGGGATCGGCGAGATCATCGGCGGCAGCCAGCGCGAGGAACGGCTGGACTACCTCGATCGGCGGATCGAGGAGATGAAACTCCTCGCCAAGGAGTACTGGTGGTACCGCGACCTGCGCCGCTACGGCACGGTCCCGCACGCCGGGTTCGGCCTGGGGTTTGAGCGGCTGATCCTGTTCATCACGGGCATGCAGAACATTCGCGATGTGATCCCCTTCCCGCGGGCGCCAAAGCAGGCGGAGTTCTGAGCGGCGCATCGGCGGGGGGTACCCTCCCCCCATGCCATCCCCATCCCTTGCGTCTCTCCTGCTCCCCCTCGTCCTCGCCATGATCGCAGGCGTTGCCACGGCCTACCAGCCCGGCCTCAACGCTCGGTTCGCCGCGAGCGCCGGCGCCAGCGTCTGGGGGGGCGTAGCCAACTTCGTCGTCGGCCTGGGCGCGATGGTCGTCGTGGTCGCGATCATGCGACCCAGACTCCCGGCGTCCGACCGCCTCGCCGAGGGCCCGTGGTGGATGTGGCTCGGCGGCCTCTGCGGCGCGTTCTTCGTGACGCTCGCCGTCATCCTCGTCCCCCGCATCGGCGCCGCGGCGTACCTCTCCGCCATGATCGCTGGACAGCTCATCGCCTCCGTCGTCATCGATCATTTCGGCCACATGGGCCTGACCCCGCGGGACCTCACGCCCGGGCGGATCGTGGGCGTCCTGCTGGTCCTTGGCGGAATGGCGGCGATCAGGGCCTTCTAGCCGGTACCTGACTCAAACCCGCGCCCCACACTCCGGACACCGCGGCTCCCGCAGCCCGCTCAACTCGTACCCGCACCCGCCGCAGCGCGTCACCCCGCCCGTGCCGAACAGCCGCGTCCGCCCCAGCGGGAGCGCGCACACCCAATACCCCACCAGCGCTCCCGCACACCCCGCAGCGGCCGCCGCCCACCACGGCGCATTCCGGTACAGCACGTTCCACGCCGCCGCCCCCCCGCCATCACCGTGGAACGGCCCGCCCTCCGTCAGCATCAGTTGCCCGCTGATCCGATACACACCGCACCCCGCGGCGTCCCCAAGATCCACAACCCACGACTGGATCGTCCACGTCGCGGTCCGCCACACCAGAGCGTGCGCCGCGCCGAAGCACAGCGACGCCACGATGACTCTCGCGGCAATCGCCGTGCGCATCACCGCCCACCCCCAGCCCCGCTTGCGGCCGCGCGATCACCCCCGAACGATGCCCCGCACCACGGGCACGCCGGCGTACTCAGTCCGCGCAACACCCGGTTGCACGCGCCGCACCGCGTTGCACGCCACCCACCGCCAACGCGCCGCATGACCACCACCCCGAGCAGCACCGCAGGCGCGAAGACCACGGCCGCCGACACCACCGCTGCCGCGCCGTGCACCCACGCGGGCTCCCGCTGGAAGTTGAAGCCCATGACCTGCCCGCCGAGCGGGCCGGCGCGATCCATGATCCCCACAGCCTCAGCCGCGATGCAGCATGTTCGAACTCCATACAGGTACGCCCATCGCAGCGGGTACTCCGCCGCGAAGACCACCGCGACGAACGCGATCACACCGAGGATGAGCCGGGTCGTTCGCATCGCCGATCAGCCCCGCACCGGGCGCCCCGAACAGTCCGCTCTTATTAGCAAGTGTACCCTCACCCATCCGACATTCGGCTCGGCAGGAATCTCGCCACATGACACCGCATACCCGCTGGGCCCTCCGCCACCTCACACCGATCCCAATCGTTGCGGCCGCGCTCCTGGCGCTGCCCCCCACTCTGCCCGCGGCGACCCATGACCCCGAATCCTCCCACGCCGCTTCGCCCCGCCGCGCCGAGATCGAAGCAGTCCTCTCATCGATGAAGGCCGCCGTCCTTGCCGCCGACACCGCGGCGTACCTCGCGCTGGTCATCCCCGGCGAGGGGCCCGCGGCCAACCCGGTCTTCCGTATGGAACAGGTGAACTGGGCGAAGGACCTCGCCGACCACGCCCCCGCCTCGTTCGAACTGGCCATCTCGGAGTCGCCGGAGCACGAGCCGACCTTCACCGACGACCGCGCCGAGGTCGAACTCGTCATGACCTGGCGGCCCGGCGAGGATGCGAACCGCCCGGGACGCCAGCGCCAGCGGACCGTCCGCTTCCCCGCCCTCTTCCTCCGCGTGCCCGCGGCCGATGGTCCGGCCACGTGGAAGTATGCCGGCGAGCGCTGGGTCACGGTCGAGGGCCCTCCCGAAGCGGGCGTCGTCGCCCGCTGCTACGACGGATTCGAGAAGATGGCCCGCGACGCGGTGGACGTCTTCCCGGATGTGCGGCGTCACGTCGAGGACGAGTTCGAACAGCCCATCCCACATCGCCAGGAGATCAAGATCTACCCGTCGATGGCCCACCTGCAGGCCTCGATCTACCTCTCCTATGTGGACCCGCTCTCGGGCTGGAACGAGCCGGGGGAGTCGATCAAGCTGCTCGGATCCCGCTCCGGCCGCTCAAGCAAGCGGGACCTCCGCCCCCTGCTCGCGCACGAATTCGGACACGTCGCCACGTTCGAGTATGGCCCTCGCGCCACCGACATGCCGTGGTGGATCCTCGAAGGCGTCGCCGAGTTCGCCGCGCAGCCGTACGCGCCGGGCACCGAGAAACTCTCCACGAGCATGGCCCGCCGGTGGGCCAGGGGCGAGGGCCCCGGCCTTGCACCCTGGGAGGCCATCACCGACTTCCGCTCCACCGCCCCGACCTGGCAGGGCCACGTCTACCGCCAGGGCCAGCAGATGATCGGCTACATCACCACGCGGTTCGGCCGCACGATGCGCAACGCATGGCTCCGCGCCATGGCCGGCGGATCATCGCTGGACGACGCGACCCGGCAGACCCTGGGCATGTCCTTTGCCGACCTCGACAAGGCGTGGCGGGAATCGCTCACCGATGAGCCGGCCGCCCCTTCACCACCGCCCGCCCCCGATGAACTCGGCCCCTCCTCCCCCTGACCTGGACTCAGTCCATCTTCACATTGACGAAGTTCTTTCCGATCGCGAAGATCTGCACCGAGCGTGCGAGTTCCCGGTTCCCCTCCGCCGACAGATCGCGGCAGATACCGCTGAACAGCGCCGTGTTGTACGCCACCTCATCGAAACCCAGGATCGCTGACGTCGCCGACTGCACCGCCGCCGCGTGCGACTTCTCGAGCAGTTCATCCAGTTTCGGGCCGTTCTTCTTGTAGGCGTCCGCCACCTTGATCAGGGCCTTCGCGTTCTCGTGGGCCTTCGCGGCCTTGTCCGCCGCGCGCTGGTTCATGAAGAACAGCCCGGCCCCGGCCGCCGCAAGCACGACCACGATGACAATCACAACAGCCACGACCTTCTTCATCTGAGCCTCCCGGATGACTCAACCATCATACTCGCCTCTGAAATCCGGTATCCTGCCGGCTTCGGGCAGAGCCCAGCGGGTGTACGGCCGGCGGAATCGCAGGCTCGCACCCCGTGTGAACCCTCCGGCCTCTCCGGCCGGACCAGCAACAGGAGTTCTCGTATGGGACTGATCAAGGAGTTCCGTGACTTCGCGATGAAGGGGAACGTCATCGACCTCGCCGTAGCCGTGATCATCGGCGGGGCCTTCGGCAAGATCGTTACCTCGATGGTCAACGACATCCTGATGCCCCCACTTGGGAAGGTGCTGAACAACGTCAACTTCAGCGACCTGTTCATCAATCTCACGCCCGACAAGGGCACGTTCGCCTC comes from Phycisphaeraceae bacterium and encodes:
- a CDS encoding helix-turn-helix transcriptional regulator, encoding MSALPTMEVLRAQDRAAAVLDSTRQRLLSELATPDSASGLARRLGLPRQRLNYHLRELEKAGLVKQVDERRKGNCVERIVQATAASYLISPEVIGPLGTDPSRLTDRFSSAYLVAVAAKTITDVAELRARSERAGKGLATLTIQIGVRFANAEDRNAFAEDLANEVARLAAEYHDESAPQGRLYNFVVGGYPAITRVEPAAAEPEPSTMGRTPDEENQA
- a CDS encoding O-methyltransferase gives rise to the protein MDMTPNRWAATSSYLREVFGAQDEQLATLMPRAVAAGLPDIAVSADVGRLLMILTSLAGAKTVIEVGTLAGYSGIWLARGMQPGGRLITIESEPRHADFARCEFARASLPVTVDIRVGTGLDVLPSLARELGPGGADVVFLDALKREYAVYFERARPMIRPGGLLIADNALGSGNWWIDERPGTNEERDGADRLNRAVAADPDFEGVAVPIREGVLVARRIR
- a CDS encoding 23S rRNA (adenine(2503)-C(2))-methyltransferase RlmN, which gives rise to MSHPSPHPVPDLEFALLGLTADQYADRCEAQQARGGRVGAYERYTTLMRDGITSHPLASATPPEVVRSSTSQCGEGVTIKFTQRVAGAAGTPPPGLGVFPARASTLETESVLIPMVGRKGNLTYTLCVSSQVGCAMGCTFCQTAQMGLVRSLTPAEIVAQWFAATHHFKTDVRNMVFMGMGEPLDNYENVLHAIRVLTDHRGPAVPMNKISVSSVGRIDGIRRLAEQIREPGWHRLNLAISLNAPTDEIRSRIMPINRAMPLADLRAALLHWPIYGGFKFCFEYVLIPGVNDRPEHARMLAAFVQGEAYNGPDTDPVGGMPIPRYPGAELAGMVNVIPYNPRENSPWPAPKETDVDEFIGWLLEQRLYAKRRRTKGRDTMAACGQLGNLDYRRRRAGATV
- the murQ gene encoding N-acetylmuramic acid 6-phosphate etherase; protein product: MATPTPHPPDRSHVLTEQHNPRSAALHRLSTRDVVRLINAEDRSVPDAVAAAGDAIAAFIEDVIPRFSRGGRLVYFGAGTSGRLGVLDASECPPTFQTPPERVIGLIAGGDGSLRKSSEGREDEPHGISSEFESLRLGADDAVLGIAAGGTTPYVLGGLHLAASMPSRPLTGLLVCSPMERPLHVDHLIVVATGAEVLTGSTRMKAGTATKLVLNTISTTLMVRTGRVYRNLMVDLRATNHKLRDRAARIISSLTGLGRDDSFALLDRAGGCVKPAIVMHRLGLTRDQSEAVLDRHGGRLDLAIGD
- a CDS encoding anhydro-N-acetylmuramic acid kinase: MTTRRIVGCMTGTSLDGLDAALVEVDGSGLGMTARVLRAHSVSLDPIGSDLRALASQAPMTAGVIAALSRNLALRHAEAVRDLLAGESADLICVHGQTVFHSPPVSWQVFNGPVLAHEARTPVVYDLRAADLAAGGQGAPITPIADWILLRDRCASPAIVNLGGFANFSAWSGKAEDGPAQVRAGDVCACNQVLDSLARARLGCEFDAGGEAAMSGRADPAAQRKLADLLSLQSAAGRSLGTGDEAILWGDRHAGLAGPDLLRTACEAIGSTIATQVAGYDQVVLAGGGVRNVALVGAIRAACSSPVVESDHFGIAASYREAICFAVLGALCQDRVPITLPGVTGVPDPAPISGVWVVP
- a CDS encoding family 20 glycosylhydrolase codes for the protein MDEAGLILVPSPREVRRGEGTWSPPVGLADAVRRACLGPIAADGSLATPNPHIGISIDPGAAGGRPGGFRLVIGPGSGSVSVAAPDSAGVRHALVVLSQVLCRFPARVPAVVIVDWPAFATRGVMLDVSRNKIPTLPSLKETVDALAMLRFNHLQLYTEHTFAYAGHDEAWAGCDPITPAEARELDAYCRDRGIDLAPNQNCFGHLSSWLRLPAYAHLAETHGAWKFLEWDRHGPFSLCPVDPASEAFVGDLLNQLVPCFQSGLVNIGCDETFDVGFGRSAAEVSARGRPAVYFEFVGKVAAIVRSLGRRPMLWADIALEHPESLGIFPPGAIGLAWGYEPDAPFATWCERLRERGIEAWVCPGTSSWRSITGRTTERNANLAAAALQGLAGGATGYLVTDWGDIGHHQQWPIALAGIARAAQAAWNPDALAAFDARAVSLHVFGDRAWESGQSSIGPWLDELGDVDLPLRRAQSLRNASAMFCDLIRASGVRAIDATADRWREVGDRIEALAARRPRAEDVGRRVADELGHTLEVARLAVRHAVAVRAPGGPIAADAAEIASEVHRLLREHRRLWLGRNREGELAASCAHYERVIARLAAAGDSARVTPGGRA
- the lysA gene encoding diaminopimelate decarboxylase → MDHFHYRDGRLACEDIDLGTLAATTGTPTYVYSSATLSLHYRRLAEAFAALRPMICFSVKSCPNLAVLGLLGELGAGMDVVSGGELRRARMAGVPPERIVYAGVGKTDAEIREALGGTGSLNAHPHERRSIGVFNIESEPEFQTIAAISKSMGLSGGSAPVAALRVNPDVDPKTHAYTTTGKKETKFGVDLERARAFFRRFGRDQHLRLTGLHVHIGSPVMEVQPFVEALSKVLGLIDELAGEGYTVDTLDLGGGFGADYTTGASPAAADYAGAIVPLLRDRVEQGLRIIMEPGRTIAANAGVLLTRVLYVKESGAKKFIVCDAGMNTLMRPALYGSFHFIWPADVAPQHVPESRAADPGLPGLESADVVGPLCETGDFLAKDRPLPPVARGDLLAVFSAGAYGMSMASRYNSHPLPAEVLVDGAHARLVRRRETYDDLLAHEVDAESVGL